A stretch of Gammaproteobacteria bacterium DNA encodes these proteins:
- a CDS encoding HAD family phosphatase, producing the protein MELVVFDLDGTLLNRDSVLSERTAETLRLLSARGIAYTVATGRMLHGSRAILEGHGFRLPHVLKNGVMIWNPESERYSRVSILTQREIQHVLDAVMGQHITPFIFTLEPGNRHAVYHAPLQSLVEERLVNHHMKQTGIELRPAAELPATADITNISAIGEMALIQQIARLIDDEEHLVAYAGTALEGEHLGWIDIHHSEASKGGAIEQLKRDLGATRVICFGDSDNDLSMFAMADESYAPINAKPEIKAAATAIIGHHDENGIAEFLRERFRL; encoded by the coding sequence ATGGAACTCGTGGTCTTCGATCTCGATGGCACGCTGCTGAACCGTGATTCGGTGCTGTCCGAGCGTACCGCCGAGACGCTGCGCCTGCTCTCCGCACGAGGAATCGCCTATACGGTGGCCACCGGCAGGATGCTGCACGGTTCGCGCGCGATATTGGAAGGGCACGGATTCAGGTTGCCCCATGTGCTGAAAAACGGCGTGATGATCTGGAACCCGGAGTCGGAGCGCTACAGCCGCGTGAGTATCCTGACGCAGCGCGAGATCCAGCATGTGCTGGACGCGGTGATGGGCCAGCACATCACTCCGTTCATCTTCACCCTGGAGCCGGGCAACCGTCACGCGGTCTATCATGCGCCGCTGCAGAGTCTGGTCGAGGAAAGGCTGGTGAACCATCACATGAAGCAGACCGGCATCGAGCTCAGGCCCGCGGCGGAACTCCCGGCAACCGCGGACATCACCAACATCAGCGCGATCGGCGAGATGGCGCTGATCCAGCAGATCGCGCGCCTGATCGATGACGAGGAACACCTGGTCGCTTACGCGGGCACCGCGCTCGAGGGTGAGCACCTCGGCTGGATCGACATCCATCACAGCGAGGCCAGCAAGGGCGGCGCGATCGAGCAACTGAAGCGTGACCTCGGCGCCACGCGCGTGATCTGCTTTGGTGACAGCGACAACGATCTCAGCATGTTCGCGATGGCGGACGAGTCCTATGCGCCGATCAATGCCAAGCCCGAGATCAAGGCTGCGGCGACCGCGATCATTGGCCATCACGACGAGAACGGGATAGCGGAGTTCCTGCGCGAGCGGTTCCGCTTGTAA
- a CDS encoding DUF1330 domain-containing protein — protein sequence MAAYVIFNYLQVFDEERILDYRRQAHPTVGKYGGRVNVGPGEMLVLEGPASCFMIIAEFADVASARAWYESPEYQAARAIREQAAEVQVSIVPVRDR from the coding sequence ATGGCTGCCTACGTGATCTTCAATTACCTGCAGGTTTTCGACGAAGAAAGGATTCTCGATTACCGCCGCCAGGCTCATCCCACGGTCGGGAAATACGGTGGTCGGGTGAACGTCGGCCCGGGCGAGATGCTGGTGCTCGAAGGGCCTGCGTCGTGCTTCATGATCATCGCGGAATTCGCCGATGTGGCATCCGCCCGCGCCTGGTATGAATCGCCCGAATACCAGGCGGCGCGAGCCATTCGCGAACAGGCCGCCGAAGTCCAGGTCAGTATCGTGCCGGTCCGCGACCGCTGA
- a CDS encoding flavin-dependent oxidoreductase, producing the protein MNVSIIGGGIGGLTTALALQRAGISCTIFESVGELRDLGVGINLLPHAVRVLAELDLLPQLREIAVETSELCYFNKFGQLIWREPRGVAMGYRWPQFSIHRGQLQNLLVRTVKQRLGEDALVCGHHLGNYENTGDGRVLLQFIERKTGAVLHSRSTDCVIAADGIHSRVRAMHYPDEGMPRWNGAILWRGVTESGQFLSGRSMFMAGHQDQKFVCYPISAEHLRAGRSFSNWIAELRYEPRELISREDWNRPGVLADFLPRFESWTFDWLDIPRLIRDASSIYEFPMVDRDPVANWAFGNVVLLGDAAHPMYPIGSNGASQAILDAACIANMLGTHGDPRSAFVAYDAERRPKTAAIVLANRNNGPEQVMQMAEERAPQGFANIDDVIDRAELEAVAQHYKRIAGFDPKTLNEQP; encoded by the coding sequence TTGAACGTCTCCATCATCGGTGGTGGCATCGGCGGACTGACCACGGCGCTGGCGCTGCAGCGGGCGGGAATATCCTGCACGATTTTCGAAAGCGTCGGTGAGCTGCGTGACCTGGGCGTCGGCATCAACCTGTTGCCCCATGCCGTGCGCGTGCTGGCCGAACTGGATTTGCTGCCGCAGCTGCGCGAGATCGCGGTGGAAACCTCGGAGCTGTGCTATTTCAACAAGTTCGGGCAGCTGATCTGGCGCGAACCGCGCGGCGTCGCGATGGGCTATCGCTGGCCGCAGTTTTCCATCCATCGCGGGCAACTGCAGAACCTGCTGGTGCGCACGGTAAAGCAGCGACTGGGTGAAGACGCGTTGGTGTGCGGTCACCATCTCGGGAATTACGAGAACACGGGCGACGGCCGCGTCCTGTTGCAGTTCATCGAGCGCAAGACCGGCGCCGTGCTGCACTCCCGCTCCACCGATTGCGTGATCGCCGCCGATGGCATCCATTCCCGCGTGCGTGCGATGCACTACCCGGACGAGGGCATGCCCCGGTGGAACGGCGCGATTCTCTGGCGTGGGGTGACGGAGTCCGGACAATTCCTGAGCGGGCGCTCGATGTTCATGGCGGGTCACCAGGATCAGAAATTCGTCTGTTACCCGATCAGCGCCGAGCATCTGCGCGCCGGACGATCCTTCAGCAACTGGATCGCCGAGCTGCGCTACGAGCCGCGGGAATTGATTTCACGCGAAGACTGGAACCGCCCCGGGGTGCTGGCCGATTTCCTGCCGCGGTTCGAGTCGTGGACCTTCGACTGGCTGGACATCCCGCGCCTGATTCGTGATGCCTCGTCGATCTACGAGTTCCCCATGGTGGACCGTGACCCGGTGGCGAACTGGGCATTCGGCAACGTGGTGCTGCTCGGGGATGCGGCGCACCCCATGTACCCGATCGGCTCCAACGGCGCTTCGCAGGCCATCCTCGATGCGGCCTGCATCGCGAACATGCTCGGGACCCACGGTGACCCGCGATCCGCTTTCGTGGCCTATGACGCCGAACGCCGCCCGAAAACGGCGGCCATCGTCCTCGCCAACCGCAACAACGGGCCGGAGCAGGTGATGCAGATGGCGGAGGAGAGGGCGCCGCAAGGCTTCGCGAACATCGATGATGTGATCGATCGCGCCGAACTGGAGGCAGTGGCGCAGCACTACAAGAGGATTGCCGGCTTCGATCCGAAAACACTCAACGAACAGCCCTGA
- a CDS encoding VanZ family protein: MTLLAYVLVVLAVLTLAPFRFAWPTQWVVSWWGDVGDLPNNILLFVPLGFIFGLLRQRTSKRAAVLRALLFAAVAGLAIETSQLFLEARLSSLLDVIGNVSGSVLGALMCAALRVQMDRRMPGVLTLDLPLINLLYLLLPLMWLAGTGIGADRLRLWVLLPLAVTGALTLAGLWRFRLQRALRSPRLQLLLIVSAWFIAGAIVGLGIAPGTVAICATAVLLIGVAMPCLRGPYSGGERRFEARILATLWPWYLAYLLMITLDFPPRLQAPFDIVWIYPQYGFQRDFALRVVEQLGALTVLGYLIGETFGRSNAPARRVLLRNLVLGAVAVVLIEVAHGFRPDERASVLRGVLGLASVWCGTFLYAAQLDFVQLLIHPQRMSQPTAGVRI; the protein is encoded by the coding sequence TTGACGCTGCTGGCATATGTGCTGGTGGTGCTGGCCGTGCTGACGCTGGCACCGTTCCGTTTTGCCTGGCCGACGCAGTGGGTCGTGTCATGGTGGGGTGATGTCGGTGACCTGCCGAACAATATCCTGTTGTTCGTCCCGCTCGGCTTTATCTTCGGCCTGTTGCGGCAACGCACGAGCAAGCGCGCAGCCGTGTTGCGGGCATTGCTTTTCGCGGCCGTGGCAGGCCTCGCGATCGAAACCTCGCAACTGTTTCTCGAAGCGCGTCTGAGCTCGCTGCTCGATGTGATCGGGAACGTGTCCGGCAGCGTTCTCGGCGCGCTGATGTGCGCTGCCTTGCGCGTGCAGATGGACAGGCGGATGCCCGGCGTGCTCACCCTCGATCTGCCGCTGATCAACCTGTTGTACCTGTTGCTGCCGCTGATGTGGCTGGCCGGTACGGGTATCGGAGCGGATCGCCTGCGCCTGTGGGTGCTGCTGCCACTTGCTGTCACGGGGGCATTGACGCTCGCCGGCCTGTGGCGCTTTCGCCTGCAGCGCGCGCTGCGATCGCCGCGTTTGCAGCTGTTGCTGATCGTGAGCGCGTGGTTCATCGCCGGGGCCATCGTCGGGCTCGGGATCGCGCCCGGAACCGTCGCGATCTGCGCGACCGCGGTTCTGCTGATCGGCGTGGCGATGCCGTGCCTGCGGGGACCGTACTCCGGTGGCGAACGCCGCTTCGAGGCGCGGATTCTCGCCACGCTGTGGCCGTGGTACCTGGCATACCTGCTGATGATCACGCTGGACTTCCCGCCACGACTGCAGGCGCCGTTCGATATTGTGTGGATCTATCCGCAATACGGCTTCCAGCGTGATTTTGCGTTGCGCGTGGTCGAGCAACTTGGCGCACTGACGGTGCTCGGCTACCTCATCGGCGAGACTTTCGGTCGCAGCAACGCGCCCGCGCGGCGCGTGTTGCTGCGCAACCTGGTGCTCGGCGCTGTCGCGGTGGTGCTGATCGAAGTCGCGCACGGATTCCGGCCCGACGAGCGAGCCAGCGTGCTGCGGGGCGTGCTGGGATTGGCCAGCGTGTGGTGCGGGACGTTTCTGTATGCTGCACAACTCGACTTCGTGCAACTGCTGATTCATCCGCAGCGCATGAGTCAGCCAACCGCGGGGGTGCGCATATGA